The Planococcus halocryophilus nucleotide sequence TATATGATCGGAAACGCGAGATTGAACTTGGCGGTGGCGAAGAACGCATCGATAAGCAACACGAAAAAGGCAAACTAACGGCACGTGAGCGTATTGATTTATTGCTTGATGAGGATTCATTTGTAGAGCTAAGTCCATTTGTAGAACATCGCACAACTGATTTCGGTATGGCTAAAGGCCCTGGTGAAGGCGTGGTTACTGGCTATGGGAAAGTGAACGGGAGACCGATTTACTTGTTTTCTCAAGACTTTACAGTGTTTGGTGGAGCTTTAGGGGAAATGCATGCGAAAAAAATTGCTAATGTCATGGATTTAGCAGCCCGTAATGGTGCACCTTTTATCGGTTTAAACGATTCAGGGGGTGCACGTATTCAAGAAGGTGTCTTGTCCCTTGATGGCTATGGTCAAATTTTCTATCGCAACTCGATTTATTCAGGCGTTATACCGCAAATCTCTGTAATTATGGGACCTTCTGCAGGTGGAGCGGTTTATTCACCAGCGATTACAGATTTTGTCTTTATGGTTGATAAAACGAGCCAAATGTTTATTACTGGCCCAAAAGTAATTGAAACAGTTACTGGCGAAAAAATATCTTCTGAAGATCTTGGCGGTTCAAGAGTACATACAGCAATTAGCGGAAATGCACATTTCCGAGGCGATTCAGAACAAAAAGTGCTTGAAATGGTTCGTCAATTGATCAGCTACTTGCCACAAAATAACACGGAAATGCCGCCTCGCCTAGAAGAGGGAGAAGAAGACGACTACCGTCCAGATTTAGCAGATGTTGTGCCTTTTGAAGCAATTCGTCCTTATGATGTCCGTAAAGTAGTCGACCAAGTCGTAGACAAAGATAGCTTTATGGAAGTGCAACCAGAATTTGCGCGCAATATCGTCATTGGACTCGCTCGCATTAAAGGCGAAACCGTCGGATTAGTTTGTAACCAGCCAAAAGTAATGGCAGGGGGACTCGATATCGATTCATCTGATAAAGCAGCACGCTTTATTCGTTTCTGCGATTCGTTCAACATCCCATTAATCACATTTGAGGACGTTACTGGTTTCTTCCCTGGTATTAAACAAGAACATGGTGGGATTATTCGTCACGGGGCGAAGATTTTGTATGCTTATTCAGAAGCAACGGTTCCTAAAATGACGGTCATCTTGCGAAAAGCTTATGGCGGTGCTTATGTGGCATTAAACTCTAAATCTATTGGAGCTGATTTGGTTTATTCATGGCCTAATGCTGAAATCGCGGTTATGGGACCAAATGGAGCTGCCAACATCATTTTTGCTCGTGAAATTGCCGCAAGCGAAAACCCAGAAGAAACGCGCGCAGCGAAAATTGAAGAATACCGCGTGAAATTCGCGAATCCATATGTAGCTGCGGCTCGTGGTATGGTTGATGACGTGATCGACCCACGCGAAACACGTATTAAATTGATCCAAGCATTAGAAATGATGCGCAATAAAAAAGATACACGACCTGCAAAAAAACATGGCAATATGCCCCTGTAAGATATAGAAGGAGTGTTTTGGATGAATAACGAACGATTGATAAATGAATTTTTGGAACTGGTTCAAATTGACTCAGAAACAAAACATGAAGGTCCGATTTCTGCTATATTACAAACTAAATTAGAAGCAATGGGTTTTCATGTCGTTATTGACGAATCAGCTGCAGCAACTGGTCACGGTGCAGGAAATATAATTGCTACGTTACGTGGAAATTTGAGCGAAGTTCCGGCTATCTACTTTACGGTTCATATGGATACAGTGACACCAGGTGTTGGTGTTAAACCTGAAATTCGTGATGGATATGTCTATTCGGATGGAACAACCATTTTAGGGGCAGATGATAAAGCTGGAATTTCGGCTTTGTTTGAAATGATTCGCGTGCTTCAAGAGCAAGAAATTCCGCATGGTGATATTCAATTGGTTATCACTTCTGGAGAAGAAAGTGGGTTAGTTGGAGCAAAAGAACTAGACTCTTCACTTATGATTGCCAAATATGGCTATGCTGTAGATAGCGATGGCAAAGTAGGCGGAATTGTTACTGCTGCACCGAACCAAGCGAAACTATGGACAACCATTTATGGTAAAACAGCTCATGCGGGTGTAGCGCCTGAAAAAGGCATTTCAGCGATCAGTATTGCTGCAAAGGCCATTGCTAAAATGACGCTAGGACGCATCGATGAAGAAACGACTGCTAATATCGGACATTTTGAAGGTGGCGGAGCTACTAACATTGTTTGTGACGAAGTCCGTATTCTATCGGAAGCCCGTTCAATTAGCGAAGACAAATTAGCCGCACAAACGATTCACATGGAATCGGTTTTTGAACAAGTTGCTGAAAACCTTGGTGGACGTGCAGAAACAAAAGTCCAATTAATGTACCCAGGTTTCCATTTTGATGATATGGACCCCGTTGTGGAAATTGCACAAAAAGCTGCCGCTAAAATTGGACGTCCGTCTCCAATTTTGACGAGTGGTGGAGGCAGTGATGCAAACATATTTAATGGTTTTGGCATTCCGACTGTTAACCTTTGTGTTGGATACGAAGAAATTCATACTAAAAATGAACGTATGCCAATCGAAGAACTCGAAAAATTAACCGAATTATTGGTTGAAATTGTTAAAGAATCAACACAGAAGTAAATAGTAGAGTGATGATGGGAAGAAAGAACAGGATGTATATAACGGGTTTCTTTTCTATCGTTAAACTACAAAAAACCAACAAATTGTAAATTGATTTGTTGGTTTTTTATTACTCTATTGAGCTTTTAAAAACTATAAAGCAAAAGAAGAATTTACAAAATGATTATCAAACCATTTGATCGTAGCTGTTTCTTCTCTGTATCCCCAATAAATTCCGTATCCTAATAATCCTGAAATAATTAAGAATCCGCTTAAACTAATGAGTAAAAACTTTTTCATTGCTTTACGACTTTAATTAAAACGACAATAAATAAATTAAAAAGTTGGGCAATCCAAAATGCTTTCTGGTTTTTAATGGCTCCTTCTTTTACTTTTGAGATAAGAAACGGAACCCATCAGGATGTATGTTCTGTCTTTTTTTGATACACTAAAAGAAAAGGAAATGAGAGTCAGTTCTATGGCCAGCAGAGTGATTTTTCATATTGATATGAATAGTTTTTATGCTTCTGTTGAACAGTCGCATAATCCAGAGTTAAAAGGAAAAGCGATTGCCATTGCCGGAAATCCGCAAGAAAGAAAAGGGATTATCGTAACATGCTCTTACGAAGCAAGAGCGCATGGCATATATACGACGATGCAAGTTCATGAAGCGAAACGGAAATTACCAGAACTATTGCTACTGCCGCCTAACTTTGAGCGTTACCGTGCAGCTTCAAAAGCAATGTTTGAAATTTTACGTACATATACGGATATGGTGGAACCTGTGTCTATTGATGAAGGCTATGTCGACGTAACCGAATTGACCGAAACGCGTCATGCATTGGAAATTGCGGATGACATCCAGCAACGGCTGTTGGCGGAATTGGATTTGCCTTGTTCAATCGGCATTGCACCGAATAAGTTTTTAGCAAAAACAGCATCTGACATGAAAAAACCGATGGGAATTACGGTGTTGCGTAAGCGCAGCATTCAGGCTTTGCTGTGGCCGAAATCGGTAATAGAGATGCACGGTATTGGTGACAGCACAGCAGCGCGCTTAAAGAGCTTGAAAATTGAAAAAATCGGTGAGTTAGCGACTGCGAACGAAGGTTTGATTAAAGAAAAAATGGGCAAAAACGGTCTGCGGCTAAGAGAGCGAGCAAATGGAATTGACGACCGTCCAGTAGATCCGGATTCCATTTACGATACTAAAAGTGTTGGGACGTCCACAACTTTGCCAATAGATGAAACGGATGAACAAAGTTTAAAAGCATTATTTCGTCAGCTTAGTGACAAAGTTGCCAACCGATTAGAAGCGAAAGAATTATCCGGTTCCACTGTTAGTATTCAAACGCGTAGTTCGGATTGGAAAAACAGAACACGTAGCGTTACATTAAATAATACCGTTTGGAAAGCTGAAGATATTCAACGAACGGCATGGCAATTGTTTATTAAACATTGGAATGGTGAAGCTTTAAGACTGATTGGTGTGACGGTATCCAACGTGGCAAGTAAAGGCGATATGACTGAACAATTGTCAATCTTTAATTTTCAAGAACATGTGAAAGAAGAGCCGATTCTGAATTTGATGGCTAAACTTGAAAGTCGATTTGGAAAAAGCGTTTTGACGCGAGGAACCAAAATTAAAAAAACCAATTACGATTCAAAAACAAGTTTTAGTAAAGATTTTTTGGACGATCACGAAAGAAAGTAGGGAAAGTATGCAATTGTTATTTCTTGGTACTGGAGCGGGAATGCCTTCTAAGCAACGTAACACCTCTGCGCTTGTACTGAAGTTGCTAGAAGAACGGGGAACTGTTTGGTTGTTCGACTGTGGAGAAGCAACACAGCATCAAATTCTTCGGACTACAGTAAAACCGCGCAAAATTGAAAAAATCTTTATTACGCATATGCACGGCGATCATATTTTTGGCTTGCCTGGTTTGCTCGGATCTCGTTCATTTCAAGCAGGAGAAGAACCACTTGATATTTATGGCCCTGTAGGCATTAAAGAATACGTCCAAATGACGTTAACACTTAGCCGAACTCATTTAACTTATCCGATTGCTTATCACGAACTATCTGAAGGTATGATATTTGAAGATGAATTGATGACAGTCGAAACGCGTCTTTTAGATCACGTTATTCCTTCCTATGGGTTTCGTATTACGCAAAAACCATTACCTCCAAAACTGCTAATTAATAAAGCTCTTTCTCTTGGTGTGCCAAAAGGTCCCTTATTGGCAAAGTTAAAAACAGGACAAGACATTGAACTTGCAAATGGCCAGTGGGTACGAAGTGGCGATGTTACAGAATCTGAACAACCCGGATTTGTCGTTACTATTTTAGGCGATACTCGTTTCTGTAAAGCAGCGGTAGAATTAGGTCGCGGAGCAGATGTGCTGGTGCACGAAGCGACATTTGATGCAACTGCAAAAAAAATGGCTACAGAATATGGACATGCAACTGTTTATGATGCAGCTGAAACTGCGCGATTAGCAAGAGCTAATACGTTAATCATGAATCATATTAGTGCTCGTTTTTTACCTGAAGATGAGAAGTTTTTATTAAAACAAATGAAAGAGCAACATCCGCGCGGATTTATTGCACATGATTTCGCTGAATTTGAATGGCATCAACAAGAGAAAAGAATAAGGAAAAAACAAGGAAGCCGCCTTTAATAGATGGCTTTTTTTGGGTAATCACAAAAATATTTTTGGAAATAATAGAACATACGTTCTTTTTGTGGTAAAATAAAGTTACAGCTGTATGAGGGCGGTTTGGCCATTCCCGAGGGAAAGGGGGTGGTAACATGACCATTGCAGAATCATTCGGTCTCGTTTTTACGAGTATCGGATTAACGATTAGCGCCTTAACACTTGTCGTTTCCATGATTTTGGTCATTAACAAAAAAAAATAACCGTCCCATGTGGCGTGGAATGACGGTTATTTTTTAAGCCTATATTCCAGCCAACCGCTCTCGTAGCGGCATACAGCTGGCCGAATGCGAAAGCATTCGGTTTTTTTGCGTTACCTTAAGTATACTAAATCTGAAGCATTTTGCAACTTTCTTATAGCCAACCACGCTTATACGGCTCTGGAGCTGTTATTTCAACGTTTAGCTGTTTTGCTGCTGTATATGCCCAATAAGGGTCGCGAAGCAGTTCGCGGGCTAGAAAGACCATATCAGCGCGTTCGTTTTGAAGAATTTCTTCTGCATGCAATGGGCTAGTGATTAAGCCAACTGCACCTGTTGCGATCGGTGTATCTTTTTTTATAGTTTCTGCAAAAGCTACTTGATAGCCAGGGAAAACAGGAATGCGAGCAGGTACAACAGCACCCGAACTAACATCGATCAAGTCGACGCCTTGCTGTTTCATCCATTGACACATTTCTACGTACTGATCGGCAGTCATACCACCTTCACTATAGTCATGAGCAGAGATACGGACAAATAAGGGACCATTCCAAACTTCATTGACCACATCAATCACTTTTCCTAACAAGCGGTAACGGTTTTCAGCGCTGCCACCATATTCATCTGTCCGTTGGTTAGTTAAAGGAGACAAAAACTGGTTTAGTAAATAGCCATGTGCACCGTGAAGTTCAATAACATCAAAGCCCGCTTTTTTTGCGCGAATTGCCCCAAGTTTAAAAGCTTCTATCGTTTCTTCAATATCATCAGAAGACATTTCTTTCGGTAATTTATAGCTATCATCAAAAGCGAGCGCACTTGCTGAATAGATTTCACCATCAACCGTGGCTTTTCTGCCGGCATGAGCCAATTGAATGCCTGTTTTTGCCCCACTTTGTTTCATTAAACGAACAATTTCGGATTGACCTTCAATGTGAGTATCATCCCAAATGCCAAGATCTCTCGATGAAATACGTCCTTGTGGCTGAACAGCTGTTGCTTCAGTGATAATTAGACCGACGCCTCCAACTGCACGTGTCGGATAGTGGATGCGGTGCCAGTCGGTTATTTTTCCATCTTCCTGGTCACTTTGGTACATACACATAGGTGCCATAACAATCCGGTTTTTAAAAACAGTTTCTTTTATCTCAAATGGTTCAAATAACTTAGCCATGTACTGTCCTCCTTCTAGTAGATACAACTATAAAGTATACAGAAAGATTTATTTAAATTCTTTCCCAAGCTCTTTCGATCGTTCAGCAGCACTTGTCACACATTTACCAACAATTTCTTTAAAGTTGTTTTCTGCTAAAGAATCAAGGCCGGCAGCAGTAGTGCCATTTGGACTTGTCACTTTTTGGCGCAACTCAGCAAAGTCTTCTTGTTGTAACATTTCAGCTGCCCCAGCAAAAGTTTGACGAACCAATTTTTTTGCGTCCGCATTTGATAGACCGTTTGCGATAGCCGCTTCAGTCATTGCTTCTGCAAAATAATAAATATAGGCAGGTCCACTTCCTGCGACACCGGTTACTGCATGCAATTGCTCTTCAGCAACGACTGTTACGCCGCCAATTGAAGACAATAGCTTGCGTAGTTCATGTTGTTGATCAAGTGTGACATGTTTGCTCCATGCGACACCTGTTGCCGATTTGCCGACTTTTGCAGAAGTATTAGGCATTGCACGAGCTACTGGGAAATCACCCACATGTTTTTGAATGGTTTCAATCGAGACACCTGCTGCTACCGATAAAATTACGGTGTTTCCAGTTAATTTGTCTTTAATGCCACAAAGTGCAACCTCTACATCTTTTGGCTTCATTGCCAACAAAATGAAGTTCGCATCTTTTAATTCGGTTTTCTCTTGGCAGACGATATTCACACCGTATTCGTCACTTAAAAATTCCAGGCGATCTTGATCCGATTTGTTCATCACCGAAATTTCTTCCGGTTTCATAATTCGCTTATTAATCCAGCCATGAATCATAGATTCGGCCATTGATCCGGCTCCTACACAAACGATTTTCATATCCATCACTCTCTTTCCTCAAAATAAAAAGCGCATTCGTCCCTGTTATACAAGGACGAAAACGCTTTGTTTCCGCGGTACCACCTAAGTTTGCCATAAAGACACAACTCGATATCCATAACGCGGACAGACGGCCGTGTTTTCACGGCAGCTCAAAAGCAGGTTCCACAAAGGAGAGGGGGTGCGCATTTCAGCTAAAGCAACACTCTCTTTACACCTTCACTTTGTGTACTAATCTTTATCTTCGCTCACATATGTTATTAAATTATAGAGTATAGCGTAGGACTTTGTCAAATAACATCAAGAAGTGACGGCGAGTAATTTACCATGTATGATAGATGAATAGCGATTCATTTTAAGGAGTTGAGAGTGTGAGTTTACATAAGATTATTATTCCTACACCTTTTGCGGTAGGGGACGTTAATTCGTATTTAATAAAAGGAGATATGCTCACGCTAATCGATGCTGGTCCGAAAACGCCAGAAGCATGGCTTGCGATCAAGGCAGGACTTAAAGAATTTGGAGCAGAACCTGGTGATGTGGAACAAGTTGTGTTGACGCATCATCATCCCGACCATGCGGGGTGGGTTGATGGTTTTGAAAATGCAAAACTATATGGACATCCGTATAACGATCCATGGCTGCGCCGTGATCAACAATTCTTTGATTATCATGATACATTTTATTTAGAACGTTTAAAAGAAGAAGGGGTACCAGGCGATTTACAATTTTGGGTCAAAAAGATGAAACGGCCATTAAATTTAATGGGCAACCGCCCACTAGATACGACGATTACTGAAGGAGATGTGTTACCAGGACATCCTGATTGGCAAGTTCTTGAAACTTTGGGACATGCACAAAGTCATTTGTCTTTTTGGAACAAAGAAACGGGTGAAATGATTGGTGGCGATCATGTAATTGCAAAAGTTTCTTCTAATCCACTGATTGAACCACCGTTAGATCCAGCAGAAGGGCGACCAAAATCTTTGCTTCAATACAATGCATCACTCAGTCGTTTATTAACAATGCCAGTTGACGTGATTTATAGTGGCCATGGTGAAGAAGTATACAATGTTCATGAATTAATCACCACGCGCTTAGCGAAACAGCATCAGCGGGCTATGAAAGCACACGGTTTAATGGGTGAAGGAGAGCGAACGGTATATGAGGTGACAAAAGACTTGTTTGCACACGCATATGAAAAAGAGCTTGGCTTAACGTTATCTGAAACGATTGGTCAAATTGATTACTTGCTAGAAAATGGATTAGTTGTCGAGCGAATGGGTGACGATGGCATTTTCTACTATAGTAAAGCATAAATAAAGCTGACAATTGCAACAAGTTCGAGTAACAGGTAAAATTAAGTGAATAATATGTACACCACGACTATACAAGAAAAGGATTGGGTAGCTTTGAAAAAATGGGGTTTATTTTTAGCGAGTGCATTATTGCTTGCAGCGTGTTCGAATGAAGAAACTGAACCAGCGGGGCCGGATGAAACAGAAGATACGGAAAAAGCAGAAATGGCCGTTGAACAGAAAAGTATGACTGAAGAAGGATTTATCACACAAGTTAGCGGAGAAAGCATTCTTGTTAATAATATCTACTTTAGTATTCCAGAAGATGTGGAAGTCCAACTTAGCGATGGTGCTGAAACTACTGAAGGCGTTATTCGAGATATCCGAACAGGAATGAAAGTTAGCTTGGACTACAACGGGCCACTAGCTGAATCGTTTCCTATGCAAGGAGACGCTGAAACGATCACTATTTTAAAAGATGAGGAATCTGTTAAACAAGCAGATGCACTTGAAGCTTTTATCAACGCGGAACAATTGTCTCGTTTGATCATGATGGGGCAACCAATTGTTCGTGATAACGAAATCGGCTTTTTATTTAGCAATATGGAAACTGGCGAAATGTCCGAAGTTCGGATCGACCTTGATACACACGAGTACACAATTGGTGGAGAAAAAAGTGAATAAATAATAGAAGCAGCCGCGGCTGCTTTTTTTTGTGAAAATTTATAGTCGTTTCTCTTGCGCTTGTTAAATATCCGTGATATTATGTGTATATTCATTTCAAACATTGCATAAAAATACATTGGAGGTTTTCATATTGAATAAAAAGATTGTACTCGCATACTCAGGTGGATTAGATACATCGGTGGCCATCCCGTGGCTAAAAGAAGAAGGCTACGACGTTGTCGCTGTGTGCCTGGATATCGGGGAAGGAAAAGATTTAGATTTTATTAAACAAAAAGCGCTTCAAGTTGGAGCGGTTGAAAGTTACATGATCGATGCAAGAGACGAATTCGCGGATGAATATGCATTAATTTCAATGCAAGCTCATACATTATATGAAGGGAAATATCCATTGGTGTCTGCATTATCTCGTCCGTTAATTTCGAAAAAATTAGTTGAGATCGCAGAAGCTACTGGCTCAAGCGCTGTAGCACATGGTTGCACAGGAAAAGGCAATGACCAAGTACGTTTCGAAGTTTCGATCAAGTCGTTAAACCCGAATCTTGAAGTTGTAGCACCAGTTAGACAATGGGGATGGTCACGTGATGAAGAAATCGCTTATGCAAAACTGCATAATATTCCAATCCCAGTGAATTTGGATAGCCCGTTTTCAATCGATCAAAATCTATGGGGACGTGCTAACGAATGTGGCGTATTGGAAAACCCGTGGACTACTCCACCAGAGGAAGCTTATGACATTACAAATTCTCTTGAAACAACTCCAGATACAGCGGATATTGTTGAAATCGAATTCGTTAACGGAGTTCCAACTCAATTAAACGGTATTTCGTACTCATTCTCTAAATTGATTTTAGAATTAAACGAAATCGCTGGTAAACATGGTGTCGGTAGAATTGACCATATTGAAAATCGTTTAGTAGGGATTAAATCTCGTGAGGTATATGAAGCTCCTGCAGCGATGACATTAATCGCAGCGCATAAAGAGCTTGAAGATATTACTTTGGTTAAAGAAATGGCTCATTTCAAACCAGTTATCGAGAAAAAATTAACTGAATTAATTTATGAAGGTTTATGGTTCTCTCCATTACGTGTTGCACTTGAAGCATTCTTAAAAGAAACACAAGTGTATGTTAACGGTACAGTGCGTGTGAAACTGTTTAAAGGACATGCCATTATTGAAGGGCGTAAGTCTGCAAACTCACTTTACAGTGAGCAACTAGCTACGTATTCGACAGATGATACATTCAACCATGCATCTGCAGTTGGCTTTATCGAGCTATGGGGCCTTCCGACAGTTGTAAACTCAATGGTAAACAAAAAAGAAGTAGCAGTTCCTGAAGAGTTGAAAGAGAAGGTGAAAGCATGACCAAACTGTGGGGCGGCCGTTTTCAAAAATCGGCCGAACAGTGGGTCGATGAATTTGGTGCTTCAATTTCTTATGATCAAAAGTTAGTAATGGAGGATCTGGAAGGCAGCACAGCGCATGTTAAAATGCTGGCTGCTTGCCAGATTCTTTCTAACGACGATGCTAATCTTATTTTATCGGGTCTTGTAACGCTTAAACAAAAAGCGCAAGACGGGGAATTAGAGTATAGCGTATCAAATGAAGACATCCACTTAAACTTAGAAAAACATTTAATCGATGAAATAGGTCCAGTTGGTGGTAAATTGCATACAGCAAGAAGCCGGAATGACCAAGTAGCGACAGATATGCATTTGTATTTGAAAAATCGTGTTGGCGAAATTATTGATGCCGTTACGGCTTTCCAAGATGCAATCGTCACGCAAGCGGAAGCGCATGTAGAAACGATTGTCCCAGGTTATACGCATCTTCAACGTGCACAACCAATTTCTTTTGGTCATCACTTGATGACGTATTTTTGGATGTTGCAGCGCGATAAAGAGCGATTAACAGAATCGTTAAAACGCATCGATATTTCACCGCTTGGAGCGGGAGCAATGTCGGGAACAACTTTTCCGATTGACCGCGAAATGTCGGCAGAGCTTCTCGGTTTCTCAAACGTTTACCAAAATAGTTTGGATGCCGTAAGTGATCGTGATTTCATCCTTGAATTTCTAAGCAATTCATCGATGTTAATGATGCACATGTCACGTTTTGCGGAAGAAATTATTCTTTGGTCAAGTGAGGAATTCCGTTTTATCGAGTTAGATGATACGTTCTCTACAGGATCAAGTATTATGCCGCAGAAGAAAAATCCCGATATGGCGGAATTGATTCGTGGCAAAACTGGCCGTGTTTACGGCAACCTTTTTGGTTTATTGACAACGTTAAAAGGTTTGCCGCTTGCTTATAATAAAGACATGCAAGAAGACAAAGAAGGAATGTTTGATACGGTTCACACCTTAATGGGCTCATTGCCAATTTTTGAAGGCATGATTCGTACCATGACCGTTCGCACGGATTCCATGGAAAAAGCGGTTCATTCAGATTTCTCAAACGCTACAGAATTAGCGGATTACTTAGCTGCGAAAGGAATGCCGTTCCGTGAAGCACATGATGTCACTGGGAAACTAGTTTTCACATGCATTCAACGCGGTTATTTCTTAAAAGACTTACCGCTTGCTGATCTCAAGCAAGCAAGTTCACTGATCGATGAAGATATCTACAACACCTTAATGCCAAAAACAGCAGTAGAGCGCAGAAACTCACTGGGTGGCACAGGTTTTGAACAAGTACATCATCAATTGGGACTTGCCAAGCAACTTATCGGGTAATAAGTCCATTCCCTATAAAGTCGTTAGCGCTTGGTACCCGCTGGCGATCAAAAAAGCCGATTTTCCTCTTCCCCGATGGAAAATCGGCTTTTTTCTGTGTTTTTTCGACATTAACAGAGCATCTCAAAGAATTTAGTTGAAATTCAGTCTAAAGTCTAATTTATTTCATAAATCGAAGCATTGTCTTTCCGTAAGTTAACAATATTTGCTAAAATTAAAAAGATTAAAATATGCGTACAGTAAAGTAGGCTATAAGAAAAAATTAACCAGCAAGGAGAAAGATGACGATGCGCGTATTTTGGGAGTTGGGTTGGTTTTTTAAAGAACGGAAAAAACACTATATTTTAGGGGTTATGCTATTAATGGTCGTAGCATTTCTTGGTGTTTTACCACCGAGAATTATTGGATTTATTGTTGACCGTATTAGCCAAGGAACCTTAACACCAGATTACTTGCTCAAATGGCTAAGTATTTTAGCGGCATCAGCTTTAGCGATGTACGTTTTACGGTATACATGGAGGTTGCAAATATTTGGGTCTTCGATTTTATTGGCTAGAAATCTGCGTCAACAATTGTTTCGTCATTTTACGCAAATGTCTCCAGCCTTTTATCAAAAGCGTCGTGTTGGCGACTTGATGGCACATGCGACAAATGATTTGCAGGCGGTTCAGCAAACAGCGGGTGCAGGTGTTTTAACACTTGTCGATTCGATTGCGACAGGCGGTTTTGTTATTGCGGCTATGGCCATAACAATTGATTGGAAATTAACTTTAATTGTCTTGCTGCCAATGCCGTTGATGGCTTATATGACCAATTATTATGGCAAATTGATGCATGAGCGCTTTCATGGAGCGCAACAAGCATTCTCAGGACTCAATGATAAAACGCAAGAAAGTATCTCCGGGATGAAAGTCATTAAAACTTTTGGTCAAGAACAGCAAGATATTGATGATTTTAAAAACCTGTCCGAGCGTGTAGTAAATGAAAATATTCGCGTAGCGCGTGTAGATTCTTTATTTGATCCTACAATTTCCGCGATTATCGGGGTTTGTTATTTTCTAACGATTGGTTTTGGTTCTTATTTTGTGACCCAAGGCGATATGACAATTGGTGATTTGATCGCATTTACAGCCTATCTTGGTTTATTGGTATGGCCGATGTTAGCCTTTGGATGGCTTTTCAATATTGTAGAACGCGGTAGGGCATCTTATGATCGTATCCGGCAGTTACTTGCAGAGCCGATTGAAATTGATGATCGTGAAAATGCGATTGATGAAGATCCATCAGGAGATATCGTTTTTTCTTTAGAACAGTTTAAATTTACTGGAGATGACCGAGCAGCTCTTCGGAACATCTATTTTACAGTGAAACAAGGTGAAACGCTTGGAATTGTTGGCAAGACGGGTTCTGGAAAGTCAGCAATTTTAAGATTATTATTACGAGAGTTTGACGATTATAAAGGTTCTATCTTATTCGGAGAGTATTCGATTGATGCCTATAAAAAGCAACG carries:
- the proC gene encoding pyrroline-5-carboxylate reductase — translated: MDMKIVCVGAGSMAESMIHGWINKRIMKPEEISVMNKSDQDRLEFLSDEYGVNIVCQEKTELKDANFILLAMKPKDVEVALCGIKDKLTGNTVILSVAAGVSIETIQKHVGDFPVARAMPNTSAKVGKSATGVAWSKHVTLDQQHELRKLLSSIGGVTVVAEEQLHAVTGVAGSGPAYIYYFAEAMTEAAIANGLSNADAKKLVRQTFAGAAEMLQQEDFAELRQKVTSPNGTTAAGLDSLAENNFKEIVGKCVTSAAERSKELGKEFK
- a CDS encoding MBL fold metallo-hydrolase, which gives rise to MSLHKIIIPTPFAVGDVNSYLIKGDMLTLIDAGPKTPEAWLAIKAGLKEFGAEPGDVEQVVLTHHHPDHAGWVDGFENAKLYGHPYNDPWLRRDQQFFDYHDTFYLERLKEEGVPGDLQFWVKKMKRPLNLMGNRPLDTTITEGDVLPGHPDWQVLETLGHAQSHLSFWNKETGEMIGGDHVIAKVSSNPLIEPPLDPAEGRPKSLLQYNASLSRLLTMPVDVIYSGHGEEVYNVHELITTRLAKQHQRAMKAHGLMGEGERTVYEVTKDLFAHAYEKELGLTLSETIGQIDYLLENGLVVERMGDDGIFYYSKA
- a CDS encoding DUF3221 domain-containing protein, whose translation is MKKWGLFLASALLLAACSNEETEPAGPDETEDTEKAEMAVEQKSMTEEGFITQVSGESILVNNIYFSIPEDVEVQLSDGAETTEGVIRDIRTGMKVSLDYNGPLAESFPMQGDAETITILKDEESVKQADALEAFINAEQLSRLIMMGQPIVRDNEIGFLFSNMETGEMSEVRIDLDTHEYTIGGEKSE
- a CDS encoding argininosuccinate synthase; translated protein: MLNKKIVLAYSGGLDTSVAIPWLKEEGYDVVAVCLDIGEGKDLDFIKQKALQVGAVESYMIDARDEFADEYALISMQAHTLYEGKYPLVSALSRPLISKKLVEIAEATGSSAVAHGCTGKGNDQVRFEVSIKSLNPNLEVVAPVRQWGWSRDEEIAYAKLHNIPIPVNLDSPFSIDQNLWGRANECGVLENPWTTPPEEAYDITNSLETTPDTADIVEIEFVNGVPTQLNGISYSFSKLILELNEIAGKHGVGRIDHIENRLVGIKSREVYEAPAAMTLIAAHKELEDITLVKEMAHFKPVIEKKLTELIYEGLWFSPLRVALEAFLKETQVYVNGTVRVKLFKGHAIIEGRKSANSLYSEQLATYSTDDTFNHASAVGFIELWGLPTVVNSMVNKKEVAVPEELKEKVKA
- the argH gene encoding argininosuccinate lyase translates to MTKLWGGRFQKSAEQWVDEFGASISYDQKLVMEDLEGSTAHVKMLAACQILSNDDANLILSGLVTLKQKAQDGELEYSVSNEDIHLNLEKHLIDEIGPVGGKLHTARSRNDQVATDMHLYLKNRVGEIIDAVTAFQDAIVTQAEAHVETIVPGYTHLQRAQPISFGHHLMTYFWMLQRDKERLTESLKRIDISPLGAGAMSGTTFPIDREMSAELLGFSNVYQNSLDAVSDRDFILEFLSNSSMLMMHMSRFAEEIILWSSEEFRFIELDDTFSTGSSIMPQKKNPDMAELIRGKTGRVYGNLFGLLTTLKGLPLAYNKDMQEDKEGMFDTVHTLMGSLPIFEGMIRTMTVRTDSMEKAVHSDFSNATELADYLAAKGMPFREAHDVTGKLVFTCIQRGYFLKDLPLADLKQASSLIDEDIYNTLMPKTAVERRNSLGGTGFEQVHHQLGLAKQLIG